In one window of Temnothorax longispinosus isolate EJ_2023e chromosome 11, Tlon_JGU_v1, whole genome shotgun sequence DNA:
- the LOC139822321 gene encoding uncharacterized protein translates to MDVEYYQCKHCNFLLPQKNFNLTEHSCFADIDFVKEDIYVDDANVIFRSLVKNNKEDGTTEKTSVKHKNKEDKLWGLYDEILIEGVRTRLWNHTIPVKEKGSLSVKEAWLEISKELEDKFDVYSIKKRWRNLRDCYIKARKKMTAYTPSGSAASTSDKKKDGFRFFDQMQFLNDSIISRLSVSNVSKESELVNDALDTDDYSNTMQEHNDTIEEHDENSIADSQMIEENNTNDSTFGVGKSVSRTSSISSHHEKRRKTQSGDAEFKKNLRKILSERTPADCIEGFLIQLRDILRRLSYKDCRLLQMKIMNNALEAEEKAGLLND, encoded by the exons ATGGACGTAGAG tATTACCAGTGCAAACATTGCAACTTTTTGTtgccacaaaaaaatttcaatttaacggAACACTCATGCTTTGCCGACATTGATTTtgtaaaagaagatatttatgTGGACGACGCAAACGTTATATTTAGAT ctttagtaaaaaataataaagaagatGGTACAACAGAAAAAACATCtgttaaacataaaaataaagaggaCAAACTGTGGGGTTTATATGATGAGATACTCATCGAAGGTGTACGAACCAGGCTATGGAATCATACAATCCCTGTTAAGGAAAAAGGTTCCTTATCTGTGAAAGAAGCGTGGTTGGAAATAAGCAAGGAACTGgaag ATAAGTTTGATGTATATAGTATTAAAAAGCGCTGGAGAAATCTTCGTGATTGCTATATAAAAGCAAGAAAGAAAATGACTGCATACACACCAAGTGGTTCAGCAGCATCAACTtcagataaaaagaaagatggtTTTCGCTTTTTTGAccaaatgcaatttttaaatgattccATAATTTCAAGGCT TTCTGTAAGTAATGTTTCAAAAGAATCTGAACTGGTGAATGATGCCCTAGACACCGACGATTACTCCAATACAATGCAAGAACATAATGATACAATAGAAGAACATGATGAGAACAGTATTGCAGATAGCCAAATGATCGAAGAGAATAATACAAATGACAGTACTTTTGGAGTAGGAAAAAGTGTGTCTCGTACAAGTAGTATCTCTTCACATCATGAAAAAC gGCGAAAAACACAATCAGGTGATGCagaattcaaaaaaaatttgaggaAAATTTTAAGTGAAAGAACACCTGCTGATTGTATTGAAGGGTTTCTGATCCAgttaagagatattttaagaAGATTATCCTACAAGGATTGTAGATTAttacaaatgaaaattatgaataatgcGTTAGAAGCTGAAGAAAAAGCAGGTCTCTTAAATGATTAG